The DNA segment TTCTGCAAATCTTTCTACCATTGCTCTTCCTAATCCTCTTGCTCCTCCTGTTACTATACATACTTTTCCTTCTAATCTCATTTTATTTACCTCCTTCTTGTATTCTTCTATACATTTCTTGAGCAATATATGATGCAACATCATCAGCATATGTGTTTGCTCCAAATCCTGCATCATATCCTAATTCTTTTACTAATTCATGAGTAATTCTAGGACCACCTGCAATTAATATCACTTTATCTCTAATACCTTCTGCTTCTAATATTTCAACTAATTCTGTAAGATTTTTTATATGTATATCCTTTTGAGTAACTGTTTGAGAAACAAGTAATGCATCTGCATTAAATTCTATTGCTTTAGCCACAAATTCTTCATTAGGAACTTGACTTCCCATATTTAATGTTTCAAACATTTCATATCTTTCAAGACCATAATGTCCAGCATAACCTTTCATATTCATTATTGCATCTATTCCAACTGTATGTGCATCAGTACCTGTACTTGCACCAATAACTCTTATTTTTCTACCAATATTTTTCTTAATAAACTCATCTGTTTCTTCCATACTCCATGTTGTAGACTCTACTTTAGGAACATGAATAGCTGTATAATCTACAGTATGAGTACAGCTACCATAGGCTATAATAAATGTAAAACCTTTTGTTAGTTCTTTGTGATAAACAACCATAGGATCATCAAAACCCATTTTTTTCATAAGTTGTTTTGCAGCTTCCACAGCTTCATCACCATCAGGTACAGGTAATGTAAAACTCAATTGAGTTTTACCATCATTCATTGTATCTCCATATGGTTTTATTGCTTTTAAATTTAATGTCTTATCAAAATCCTTTTTTTCTGTTGAATATAATCCTCCGCTCATGGTCTTTCAGCCTCCAACATTTTATTAATAAATGGATTGAAGTAATTATCTCCTTTTTCAAATACACCATCTAATCCTTTTCCACCATCAATAGGTCTTTTGATGTTTGCAAAAGTACCTTTTGATAGAGAAACAAATAATCCATCATGTACCATTTTTTCTAATAATTGAACTGATTCGTCCAATACTTGTTGTGCTCTTCTTTGAATTATTCCATCCTTTTTAAATTCTATTTCATCACCTATATTTTTCATATTATTGAAAATATATCTTGCATTTTCAATAGATAAATATCTATCTGACATAAATGGTGTATGAATTGCTTCTGTGAGCATTCCTAATAATTGAATTCCTTGTTTTGTCCATATGGAAACTACATTAAATAATGCATCTTGTACATGCCCTTTAAATATATTTCCTGTCATATATTTTGTTGGTGGCATATATTTTAATGGTGCTTTAGGGAATATCTCCCTTAACATTTGTGCTTGAGCTAACTCATATAAAAATCCATTTGTAAGATCTGGATTCATTTCAAATGCATGGCCTAATCCCATTTGTTCTTCAGGGATACCAGCCATTAAAGCTAATTGTTCATTAATTAAATCAGATGTCAAAACAGTATGTGCCTCTTCATATGCATCTGCAGTGGTTAAATAATTATCTTCACCAGTATTAATAATAATTCCAGAAAATCCATTTATAACTCTTGAAAAATATTGATCAATTATTGTTCTTTGCATATTAATATCTCTAAATAATATTCCATATAATGCATCATTAAGCATTACGTCTAATCTTTCCATAGCTCCCATAGCTGATATTTCAGGCATACAAAGACCTGAGGCATAATTAACAAGCCTAATGTATCTGCCAACTTCTTCTCCTACTTCATCTAATGCTTTTCTCATTATTCTGAAATTTTCTTGTGTAGCCATTGTACCGCCAAATCCTTCTGTAGTAGGACCATATGGTACAAAATCTAATAAACTTTGACCTGTAGTTCTAATAACAGCAATTATATCTGCACCTTGTCTAGCTGCAGCTTGTGCTTGAACAACATCTTCATATATATTACCAGTTGCTACTATTACATATAGATAAGGTTGTGGGCCTTCTCCTAATTTTTCTAAATATTCATTTCTTTTTCTTCTATTATCTTGAATTCTTTTAATCATACTATCCACAAATGGCAAAATAGCTTCATTCGCTTTTTCTTTTGAATGCACTTTTATTCTTGATAAATCTAATTCATTTTTTGATATTTTTTCTGCAATTTCTTGTGGGGATAAACCAGTTTCAATAATTGCATTACCTAATAAAAATGCGGCACCTTGTTGTAATAATCCTTTTTCTTTTATATGATCCACTACAACATTTGGTAAAGGAACTTCATTTTCATCTATACCATCAATTCCTAATAATCTGCATATAGTTCTTTCAACAGAAACAGTAGATCTTTTATCTACAAAATTTTGTACATCTTCAGCTATTTTTCTTGCTAAACTTCTTGCATATTCAACTTTCTTAAAATCTAAACCTAATTTACTCATTAGAGTTTTCCTCCTTTTTCAGCCTTTCTATTATCTGTATTAAATTATTATCAACTTTTAATAGTTTTGCTATAGTCAAAGCCTCTTCTGGTACTATTTCTTCTTTTTCTTCAATTAAAGAATAATCTATAATATCATTTATATTTTCAGGAATAATATTATCCTTTAATTTATCTTTTCTTATACCTTTTATTCTTAGTTTTCTAATATTTTCATCTGCTACATTATTAAAATGAGTAGTAATTAATGATATAGAATTATGATTTTTCAATATTTCTATAACTGCTTTTACTATTAATTTTCCTTCATGTGGATTTGTATTTCTTGCTAATTCATCTAAAAGAATCAACACATTATTTTTTTCTTTTATATATTCCAATATTTCATTTAATTTAACCATTTCTGCAGCATATGATGATAACCCATTTAATGTTGATTGATAATCTCCTGATATTAAAAATACTTTGCTTATAGGCTTTATTTTTGCTTTTTTTGCAGGAACATAAAATCCATATTGAAATAAATATTGTGATAATGCAATTGTTTTTAATATAACAGTTTTACCTGTCATATTTGCTCCAGTTAATAATGTAACTCCATTAAATAATTTAATATCTATAGGTTGAAAATCTTTATTTTCTTCGATTAACTTATCTTTTATTACTGGATTAAATAATGATTCATATTCAATATTATCTGAAAATTCTGGCTTTACAAAACCTTTTTGTAAAGCTAAAAATGATTTTGCTAATACAAAATCCAATTCAGAAACATCATTAATTGCTTTTTCTATCTTTTCAATATGATTTGATATTTTATTTGTTATTTCTTCTCTTAACTTTTCTTCTATTTCTAATTCTTTTTGATATAATAATTCTTTTTCTTCTTCAGATGATTTTTTTCTTTTTTTTCTTATTTCTCTTAACTCATTTGAATATGAATCATATATATAAAATGTTGGTAATTTTTCATTATCTGGATCTAAAATTTGAAATACCTTTTCTAATGAAGGTTTATCTAAAAAAGATAATTCTACATGTTTTCTAATCTTTTCATAATAATATGCAAAATATTTTAATTCGAATAATTCAATATCATCTAAAATATATCCGTTTTTTAATCTTTCTAAGATATTTGTAATATCCTTTATATACATTAAATTTAATTTTATTTTTTCAACATTATCGGGAAAACTATTTATAAATGTTATAGTTTCTTCTATTTTATTAAGTTCTTTAGAAATCATTTCTTTATCTGTAATAAAATCTAAATTATTTAATTTTTTTTGCCCTAACGGAGAAATAATTGCTAATTTTTGTAATATATAATTTAATTCAAACATAATTCATCTTCCCTTACGTTTATTATTGGTAAATCTATAACATCTTTTAACCTTCTTTTTATTTCTTGAGAATTTAATACATACCCTTTAGGAGAATACGGATTAATAGTAATAGCAATTAATCTTGTTTTTTTCAATACTTTAATACTTCCACCTTTTTTTACAAAAATATTGTATGTTTCAGGAGTTAAAAATATTTTTGTGAAATCTTTTACTATTAATTCTATATTAGATAAATCTTTTTGTTTTGTTAGATATTTAATAAACCTATCTGTTAAAGCTCCAGTTATATAAAACTTTTCTCCATATTCTAAAATATGTTTTTCTAATTTATCAAAAGATAATAATGAATTAATTGGTAATTTTTCTATATTATCTTTAATTACATAAATCCCGTCTTCTAAATTAACTAACTGCTCATTTAATTCACTTTCATCTAATTGAATTAAATTAACAATATGCTTTGTCTTTTTCACTAATTCATTTAAATTCAAACTCAAAGCTGCTCCTGTTGCTAATATCATAGCATCTGTAATTACAGGAGAAGCGGGGCTCAATCTTGATAAAGCCCCGTCAATTAAAACTAATTCAGCTCCATATTTTATTAATCTATCTATTAATATTTTTATCTTATTAGCACTTTGTGGACCTGCTAATATTACTTTTCCTTTTTCTAAAGCTCTAGCTATTACAATTCTTCCAAGAGAAGTTCTTAAATCATCTTCTATTGATAATATTTCAGATGTAAATCTTTTTTGTTTATAAAACTTTTCTGTTGTTGCAAAAATTGTACCTTCTTTAATTTCTATTTCCGGTTTAGGCGTTGAAGTTACTTGGTCAATAGACTCGCCGTCTATTCCTATAGAAGTAATTCCTATAGTTTTATTTATTTTTTTTAATACATAATTTAATGTTTCAGTTTTTCCTGTATTTTTTTCTAATCCAACTATAGAAATGCTTTTCAATTTTTTTACTCCTTTATTATTTCTTAAATAATACTAATGCTTCTCCATCTAATGCTAATGTTCCATCTTCTTTTATTATTTGTGTTGTTAATACTAATCTAGATTTTTCTTCTATCTTTTCTTTTACAATTATTCTTATTGTTATCTCTTCATCTAAATATATAGGTTTTAAAAATTTAGAATCTTGTTTCAAATATATTGTCCCAGGACCTGGAAATTCCATACCTAAAACAGCTGAAATTAAACCAACGCTTAATATTCCATGTGCTATTCTTTTTTTAAAAATAGTTTTACTTGCAAATTCTTCATCTAAATGAACAGGATTTTTATCTCCTGTTATTTCTGCAAAAGTTTCTACCATATGCGGTGTGATTTTTCTTTTTACTTCATATATTTGATTTAATTTTATATCTTCATACTTCATTTTTTCTCCTCCACTAAATGTTCATATTTTTCTCTCAATTTTGCTCTTTCATGTCTCTCTAAATGATTAGGTTCTAATGATATTCTATCTTTATTATCAAATAATCCTGCTACACCATACCATTTGTATTTTTCTCTGTATTCTGTATCATCTACGTCTGTAGTTGTATCTTCTGGTTCATGATATGTAGTAATAACACCTTCGTAGTTTCTCAAAATAACTGTATGTTCATTTTGAGAAATTAAATAATTTGGCATTAATCTTATCTTTCCTCCACCACCTGGTGCATCAACGACAAATGATGGAACAGCAAAACCAGAAGTATGACCTATTAATGATTCCATTATTTCTAATCCTTTTGCCACCGATGTTCTAAAGTGGCCTATACCTTGTGATAAATCACATTGATATATATAATATGGTCTTACTCTAATTTTTACTAATTGATGAACTAATTCCATCATAATATATTTACTATCATTTATTCCTCTTAACAATACACTTTGATTCCCAAGTGGTATTCCAGCATCAGCTAATTTTCTACATGCTTCAGTTGATTCTGGTGTAATCTCTTTTGGATGATTAAAATGTGTATTAATCCATAATGGATGGTATTTCTTTAACATATTTACTAATTCATCTGTTATTAATTGTGGGAAAACTACAGGTGTTCTTGTACCTATTCTTATTACTTCCACATGAGGAATTTTTCTTAACTCACTTAAAATATATTCAAGCATTGGAATTCCTACCATTAATGCATCTCCGCCAGATAATAATACATCTCTAACTTGAGGTGTATTTCTTATATATTCCAAAGCTGCATTTATTTCATCCATTTTTTTATGTGAATCTGTTTGGCCTGCAAATCTTCTTCTAGTACAATGTCTACAATACATTGAGCACATATCTGTAATTAAAAATAATACTCTATCAGGATATCTATGAGTTAATCCAGGAGCAGGTGAATCTTCATCTTCATGTAGTGGATCAACCATATCCCACATATCTTTAACTAATTCTTTAGAAGTAGGTACAGCTTGTCTTCTAATTGGACATTTTGGATTATCAGGATCCATTAATGATGCATAATATGGAGTTATAGCCATTCTTAATGTTTTTAATGCATTCCTAACTCCTTCTTCTTCCTCTGGAGTTAAATTAATAACTTGTTTTAATGTATCTACATCAGTAATTCTATTCCTCATTTGCCAATGCCAATCATTCCATTGCTCTTCAGTAACATCTTTCCATAATGGTATTTCAGTGTAATGTCTTCTTTTCATTATTTGCCCCCCATTAAATATATAATTTTTCAAATAATTCTCTTATTTCTTTTGAATCTCTCAATATTTGAAGTGTTAAATCTGCATGCCCTTTTGTATATCCATTTCCAATTATCATATTAATATCTTTTCCAACACCTTCAGCACCTAACGCTGCTTTTGTAAAGGATGTTGCCATTGAGAAGAAATATACTGTTCCTTCATCTTTAGTAATTAAAATAGATGACATTTCTGTATTAGGCACATTCACATTATTTATAGTTACATCACAATATTTGCCATTAGTTTTTTCTAATACTTTTTCATATATTTCTACAGGTTTTGTAGCATCTGCAACTATAACTTCATGTGCTAAATTCATATCCTTTATTCTTTTTGCATTTTCTTCAGAATATTCAACAACAATTACTTTTCCATTTTCTCCAGCATTTTCCATTGCTTGGTAGGAACATAATACTCCTGATTTTCCCCCACCACCTATAATACAAACAGTATCTCCTTCTTTAACTAATTTAGCTACTTGTGCTGGAGCTCCTGCAACATCTAATGCTGCTAATGCTAATTTTTCTGGTATATCATCTGGCAATTTAGCATATATACCTGTTTCAAATAATATTGCTTGACCATCTATATCTACTTGGTCGTTTTCTATATTTATTTTTTTTATTTTCTCTATTTTTAGTGGAGTTAATGACAATGATACCAATGTAGCAATTTTATCTCCTATCTTTAATGTTTTATCTGGGAAATCAGGTCCTATTTCTTTAACTGTACCAATTAACATTCCACCAGAACCCGTTACAGGATTTTGCATCTTTCCTCTTTCATTTACTATATCAAGAATCATTTTTTCCATTTTAACTGTATCATGATCACAAGCTTCCTTTATTTGTGTAAAAGAAGCTGAATCTATATTTAATGTTATTACATCTATTAATATCTCATTTGAGTATATTTCCATTGTATTATCAATTTTTTTTGCTGCTTGTGGTAATAATCCTTTAGGTTCAATAACCCTATGTGTGCCAAATGGACATCCTTTTTTCATTTTATCCCTCCATTATCTTTTAATATTTAAAATCTCCCTTGCTTCATCTGGAGTTGCAACCTCACGACCTAATTCTCTTGCTAATCTAACAATTCTTTCTACTAGTTGTGCATTAGATTTTGCTAATTCACCTTTCCTATAATATATATTATCCTCAAATCCAACTCTTACATGTCCTCCCATTAATATGGCATGTACAGCTAAAGGCAATTCATATCTTCCAATACCTGCCACAGTCCATGTACTACCTTGAGGAATATGATTTACTAAATATAATAAATCATCAATTTCACCTGGTATAGCTCCAGGTACTCCCATAACAAAATCAAAATGTATTGGAGTATCTAATAATCCTCTTTTAACCAATCTAATAGCATTGTTAATATGTCCTCTTTCAAAAACTTCTATTTCTGGTTTTATCCCTCTTTCTTTCATTTCTTTAGCAAACTTTTCCATATATTCTTCTGAATTTACAAAAATATCTCTTCCAAAATTTGTTGTTCCGGCAGATAATGTTGCCATTTCAGGATTAAGTTCCAATGGTTGTTTTCTTTGTTCAAATGTATGATATACTGCTCCACCAGTAGATGGTTGAAATATCATATTACACTTAGATTCTATCTTTTCTTTTATTTCTT comes from the Marinitoga litoralis genome and includes:
- a CDS encoding 3-keto-5-aminohexanoate cleavage protein produces the protein MEKLIITVALTGAEVTKKQQPNLPITPDEIAEAAYEAYLAGASIAHVHARDKDGNPTQSYEVYKEIKEKIESKCNMIFQPSTGGAVYHTFEQRKQPLELNPEMATLSAGTTNFGRDIFVNSEEYMEKFAKEMKERGIKPEIEVFERGHINNAIRLVKRGLLDTPIHFDFVMGVPGAIPGEIDDLLYLVNHIPQGSTWTVAGIGRYELPLAVHAILMGGHVRVGFEDNIYYRKGELAKSNAQLVERIVRLARELGREVATPDEAREILNIKR
- a CDS encoding MutS-related protein, coding for MFELNYILQKLAIISPLGQKKLNNLDFITDKEMISKELNKIEETITFINSFPDNVEKIKLNLMYIKDITNILERLKNGYILDDIELFELKYFAYYYEKIRKHVELSFLDKPSLEKVFQILDPDNEKLPTFYIYDSYSNELREIRKKRKKSSEEEKELLYQKELEIEEKLREEITNKISNHIEKIEKAINDVSELDFVLAKSFLALQKGFVKPEFSDNIEYESLFNPVIKDKLIEENKDFQPIDIKLFNGVTLLTGANMTGKTVILKTIALSQYLFQYGFYVPAKKAKIKPISKVFLISGDYQSTLNGLSSYAAEMVKLNEILEYIKEKNNVLILLDELARNTNPHEGKLIVKAVIEILKNHNSISLITTHFNNVADENIRKLRIKGIRKDKLKDNIIPENINDIIDYSLIEEKEEIVPEEALTIAKLLKVDNNLIQIIERLKKEENSNE
- a CDS encoding MaoC family dehydratase, which encodes MKYEDIKLNQIYEVKRKITPHMVETFAEITGDKNPVHLDEEFASKTIFKKRIAHGILSVGLISAVLGMEFPGPGTIYLKQDSKFLKPIYLDEEITIRIIVKEKIEEKSRLVLTTQIIKEDGTLALDGEALVLFKK
- a CDS encoding OAM dimerization domain-containing protein, whose product is MSGGLYSTEKKDFDKTLNLKAIKPYGDTMNDGKTQLSFTLPVPDGDEAVEAAKQLMKKMGFDDPMVVYHKELTKGFTFIIAYGSCTHTVDYTAIHVPKVESTTWSMEETDEFIKKNIGRKIRVIGASTGTDAHTVGIDAIMNMKGYAGHYGLERYEMFETLNMGSQVPNEEFVAKAIEFNADALLVSQTVTQKDIHIKNLTELVEILEAEGIRDKVILIAGGPRITHELVKELGYDAGFGANTYADDVASYIAQEMYRRIQEGGK
- the ablA gene encoding lysine 2,3-aminomutase, which translates into the protein MKRRHYTEIPLWKDVTEEQWNDWHWQMRNRITDVDTLKQVINLTPEEEEGVRNALKTLRMAITPYYASLMDPDNPKCPIRRQAVPTSKELVKDMWDMVDPLHEDEDSPAPGLTHRYPDRVLFLITDMCSMYCRHCTRRRFAGQTDSHKKMDEINAALEYIRNTPQVRDVLLSGGDALMVGIPMLEYILSELRKIPHVEVIRIGTRTPVVFPQLITDELVNMLKKYHPLWINTHFNHPKEITPESTEACRKLADAGIPLGNQSVLLRGINDSKYIMMELVHQLVKIRVRPYYIYQCDLSQGIGHFRTSVAKGLEIMESLIGHTSGFAVPSFVVDAPGGGGKIRLMPNYLISQNEHTVILRNYEGVITTYHEPEDTTTDVDDTEYREKYKWYGVAGLFDNKDRISLEPNHLERHERAKLREKYEHLVEEKK
- a CDS encoding lysine 5,6-aminomutase subunit alpha; the encoded protein is MSKLGLDFKKVEYARSLARKIAEDVQNFVDKRSTVSVERTICRLLGIDGIDENEVPLPNVVVDHIKEKGLLQQGAAFLLGNAIIETGLSPQEIAEKISKNELDLSRIKVHSKEKANEAILPFVDSMIKRIQDNRRKRNEYLEKLGEGPQPYLYVIVATGNIYEDVVQAQAAARQGADIIAVIRTTGQSLLDFVPYGPTTEGFGGTMATQENFRIMRKALDEVGEEVGRYIRLVNYASGLCMPEISAMGAMERLDVMLNDALYGILFRDINMQRTIIDQYFSRVINGFSGIIINTGEDNYLTTADAYEEAHTVLTSDLINEQLALMAGIPEEQMGLGHAFEMNPDLTNGFLYELAQAQMLREIFPKAPLKYMPPTKYMTGNIFKGHVQDALFNVVSIWTKQGIQLLGMLTEAIHTPFMSDRYLSIENARYIFNNMKNIGDEIEFKKDGIIQRRAQQVLDESVQLLEKMVHDGLFVSLSKGTFANIKRPIDGGKGLDGVFEKGDNYFNPFINKMLEAERP
- a CDS encoding L-erythro-3,5-diaminohexanoate dehydrogenase, encoding MKKGCPFGTHRVIEPKGLLPQAAKKIDNTMEIYSNEILIDVITLNIDSASFTQIKEACDHDTVKMEKMILDIVNERGKMQNPVTGSGGMLIGTVKEIGPDFPDKTLKIGDKIATLVSLSLTPLKIEKIKKINIENDQVDIDGQAILFETGIYAKLPDDIPEKLALAALDVAGAPAQVAKLVKEGDTVCIIGGGGKSGVLCSYQAMENAGENGKVIVVEYSEENAKRIKDMNLAHEVIVADATKPVEIYEKVLEKTNGKYCDVTINNVNVPNTEMSSILITKDEGTVYFFSMATSFTKAALGAEGVGKDINMIIGNGYTKGHADLTLQILRDSKEIRELFEKLYI